The Terriglobus sp. TAA 43 sequence AGGACGCACACGGACTCACATTGAAGACTGTTGGCACCACGCTTTGGATTCTCTACGTGTCTGCCGACTTAGGCTCGCTTCTGGGTGGATTTATCTCTGGGAAACTTGTCCCACGTTTGGGCACACTGCGTGCTCGTTTTGTAGTCATGCTTCCAGTAGCTGCGTGCATGTTTGCACTTTGCACCGTGCCGCACTTGCATAGCGTCGGGGCAGCGATTGCCATACTCAGCGCATTGGCGCTATGCCATATGGCATGGATGACAAATGCCACAGTGATGACCCTTGACCTGTTTCCGCGCTCCATGGCAACGACTGTGCAAGGCATGATTGGCTCTGCGAGCGCCGCCGGTGGGTTGATTACAGCCGCCATGATTGGCTCAAGTATTCAGACACATGGCTATGCGCCTGTGTTTTACGGGTTGTGCATGCTGCATCCGCTGGCTGCCTTGCTGTTGTGGTGGCGCATTGGATCGCGTGCAGTTGCAGGAGGACAGGGATGAAGCAGCAGACGGAACAATATGACGTGGTGGTGTGCGGAGGCGGTCTTGCAGGTGTATGCGCGGCCATTGCGGCAGCGCGAGGCGGTGCCGCAACATGCCTGGTGCAGGACAGGCCGGTGCTCGGCGGCAACAGTTCTTCCGAGGTTCGCGTAACGCCGCATGGCGCTGCTGCATTTCACGCTTACGCGCGCGAAACCGGCATTCTCTCGGAACTCTTGATCGAGGAACGTGCTCAGAATCACGAAGAAATTTTCGAGAACGGCTGGACCAACTCCGTGTGGGACATGGTGCAGTACGACCTGGTGCAGCGCACGCCTAATCTGACTCTGCATTTGAACACCGCGGTGCTTGGCGTTGAGATGGAAGGGCGCACGCTAAAGGCAGTGCGCTGCCGCATTGGCAATGCGGAAGTAGACCTCACCCTGGAAGCAAAGGTCTTCATCGACTGCACAGGTGATGGCATGGTTGCAGCCGAGGCAGGTTGCGAATGGCGCATGGGCAGCGAAGGCAAAGCCGAGTTCAACGAGCCCCACGCACCTGCCGTAGCCAACGGCGACATCATGGGAAACTCGATTCACTTCCGCGCGCGTGACATGGGGCGTCCCGTCCCTTTTAAGCGACCGGAATGGGCTATGCATTATGACGATGCGCGTTTCTTCTATGACCAGGGCCGCCTTCCGAAAGAGATCCGCGGTGGCTATTGGTGGATTGAGATCGGCGTTCCCTACGACACCATTCATCAGGCGGAAGAGATTCGTCATGAACTTACGCGGCACACTTTAGGCGTGTGGGACTGGATTAAAAATCGCGACCCAAAGACGATGAAGCTTGCGGAGAAATGGGCGCTGGATTGGATTGGCCAGGTTCCCGGAAAACGCGAAAGCCGTCGCATCATGGGCCTCTATCTGATGAACGAATGGGATGCGATTCGTTGCACCGTTCATGAAGATGAGATCGCCTTCGGCGGATGGTTCATTGACATCCATACACCGGGCGGGTTGTTGGCTCCTACCAGCGAACCCGCGAGTGCAGAAGGCTATTCCGAGACAAGCGAATACGCGGCACGCTCTTATGCTGGCCCCTATGGAATTCCCCTGCGAAGCCTTGTGGCCAAGGACGTCGACAACCTGATGATGGCAGGTCGCAACGTGAGCGCTACACATTGCGCATTGTCCACCGTACGCGTAATGGCTACTACTGCATTGATGGGACAAGCTGCTGGTGTAGCCGCTGCGTTGGCTACTCAACGGAAGACTTCGCCCGCGCACATTGCAACGGTTGAATACAAACAGGTACAGCAAATGCTTCTACGCGAGGGCTGCTTCCTGCCCAATGTGCGTAATGAAGATGCGGGCGATCTAGCTCAACGTGCCACCGTCTCTGCGTCAAGCGAAGCAAGCTTCATGGGCGTGGGTCCGGAGAGTCTTGGCGCACATGAAGGTCTTGCCTTCTGGCGTGATCAGGCAGTGCCCCTGAGAGAAGAATTGCTGCAACGCCGTGGACAGTGGGTGGCTCTTGGTGGTGAGAAGTTACAAACGTTGCGTTTCTACCTGTCGAACACAAGTGAGATCCCGCAGCGAGTCTCTGTGAAGCTGATGAAGGTGCAGCACATCTGGGACTATCGCGTGGACGATGCGATGGAAATCTGCGCAGGTGAAGTCATTCTGTTTCCAGGGCCGAAGCAATGGATTGACTGGCAAATTCCTGCAGATGCTGCGTTTCACGAAGATGGCTACATTCGCGTGGATCTGTTGCCAAACCGTCATGTTCAATGGCATGTCGCCAACGCCGTGGAGCCGGGGCACGTGTCTGCGTTTGAAATGTCACCAGGCAAGATGCGCCGCTATTCAAGCGGTGTCACGCTCTCCATGCAGGTAGAACCACCACAGAGGTCGTTCGCCGCTGCAAACGTTTTGAGCGGAGTAACGCGCCCGCATGCCACCACCAATCTGTGGCGCTCTGATCCGAAACAACCGCTTCCACAATGGCTGGAGCTGGCTTGGGCAACACCGCAAAACGTTTCGGAAGCAATCCTAACTTTCCCCGGCCATCTACTGCGGGAATACCACGCGTATGCACCGATGTATCGCGATCCGCAGTGTGTTCGTGATTACGACATACAGATTCGCGACAACGAAAACTGGCGCACCATTGCTGAAGTTCGCGGTAACTATCAGCGAAGAAACGTAGTCACATTCGCCGAACCAATTCGCACAGATCGCATGCGCGTTGTAGTACTCGCGACGCCTGGCGATCCTTCGGCAGCGATCTACGAAATCCGCCTGTACTAACAGGTATTCGCGCCCGATACGTAACCTTTTCCGCGAAAACAAAACGGTCCCGAGAAAAGGTCTTGACAATGCATTCACAGTTTTTCTAATCTCGCCGCCGTCTAGTTAATCGATTAACCATGTCACTCCAAAGTTCCTTGATCACATCTCGAATCGTGCGACAGCAATGCCGATCCACTGCGATACTCCTGCTGTTTGCAGCAATTCCCGTTTGCTCTGTTGCGCAGAATCAAGGTGACTACACACTTCGATATGACCAGCCGCATCAAGTGATTCGCGGACTCGGATTTGAAATCCAAAGTGATTCGATCGCGTCTGGCAATGCGGGAATGCCCGAAGAAGTAATTGCTGTTCCGCATGATCTGACACCTGAGGAGAAGGTGCGCTTCGCCAAAGAGATGTTGCATGGCTTCCGCTATGCGCGACTGGCGATGGGCCTTTATTTACGCGGTCTGGATGCGGAACAAAAGCACATTGTGGAGCGCTATCCGGGACAGATGGCCGATCTGAAGCAGATGCAGGACCTGTCCGGCATCCAGGGATTCGATGTGGAGTACTGGTCTCCCGCGCCCTATTGGAAGCAGAACAAAACATACTATGGCGGACCCATTGCCGGGCATGACGCACAGTTTGTGAATCAGTTCAGTGATGCGATGGTGCAGGATCTTCGCTATCTGCAATCGCATGGGTTACACGTTGCACAGTGGGGTCTTCAGAATGAACCCGTGGTGGGTCATCTGAAGTCAACGCCCGGCGCCGCTGCTGGCACAGATAAAGGGCAGTCGTACTCTACCTGCTTCTATTCGCCTGAGGACTATCACACGGTCCTTGCGCCCACCGCGCCGAAGGTCCATGCGCTGTTCCCTGCTGTAGAGATTCATGCCCCAAGCTGGGATGGCCCCGCAGGCCTGTATGCCGCTGAGATTCGTAAAGATCCCGCGCTGCTGAAGCAGATTGATGCATGGACATGGCATCAGATTGGCCACAATTCAAATGACCAGATCACGCTGCGCGAGAAGTACCTGGCAGGTGCCGCAGGTAAAGCGGTTTACCAAAATGAATTCGAGTACCAGCCTTGGGACAAGAACATGCCAGTTGATGGCTATTTCATGAACACGGGGCAAGCGTTGATGAACTGGATGACGTTTGAGGATTCGCCAGTCTGGTACTGGCTTCATGCGCTGAAGCCTGTCTCGAATTTAGAAGCCACTGGATATGCGTTGGGATTCTGGCGCCCCGAAGGTGAGCTGAAAAACAACATTGCACCCCAGATCCAACCAGGTCATTGGGATTACAACCCGCACAGCTATAACGCGATTGCGGGATTTTTGAAGTATCTACCGTGGGATTCCACTCGGCTTGCCGTTGACGAGAGCGAAGTTCGTAATGACCAGCGCATTCTCGTCTGGCGCTCGAAGGACGGCCGATTGGGCGTCGCTCTTTCGAATAGAGGCACCGCGCCGTTCCAGTTCCATCTGCATGGAGTGCGTTCCGCTCAGCTTAGCGGACACCGCTACACCGTGCAGTCACGTGACGTTTCTCTTTCCAACAAGAAAGTATCTGCGGACCTCGTAATCACGGTGCCACCGCAGAGCTTCGAGTTCTGGATCGGGTAAGTAGCAATACATAGAAGAACGTAGACCTATCCTGGGGTGAAGGTATGTTGAAGTCCTTGAGGCAAACGCAACTGGCACGAACAGCAGTGCTGGCAACGCCCATTTTCCTGTGCGCGCTTCCGCTCTATGCGCAACAGGGAACGGGCAACATTTCTGGAACAGTACATGATTCCAGCGGTGCGGTGGTTCCGAACGCCACCGTAGACATTGAAAACGTTGACCGTAACGATGTCATCCATCTGAAGACGAATGACGCGGGCTTCTATAGTTCTCCGCCATTGAATCCAGGCAGCAACTACCGCGTGACAATCACTCGGGATGGCTTTGGAAAGTCAGTCATAAGCCATGTGATCGTAACCGTAGGCCAACGCGTGGATGAAGACGCGACTCTGACCGTTGGTGGCGTAAACGATACGGTCGTCGTCGAAGCCACACAGGCAGCCGCGCTCGACACGACATCCGCGACGCTGGGTGCCGTGATCGGTGAAAAATCCATCGAAGAATTGCCGCTGAATGGTCGTAACACCATCGCTCTCACGACGCTGACGCCGGGTGTTCGTATTAACACCACGGTGGCACAGTCCGGATTTGCGAACCGTGGTACAAATCTGTCGGCTATCTCGATCAACGGTTCGCCCACTGGATCGAACTCTTACATCCTTGATGGTCAGAGCAATCTTTCCACTACGACCGGCGAAATCGCAGTTAATCCAACGGTAGATGCCATCCAGGAATTTAAAGTGCAGAGCGGTGTCTTCTCTGCACAGTATGGTTTCACGCTGGGTGGTGTCGTCAACCTGGTCAGCCGTAGCGGTACGAATAGCATTCACGGCTCAGCCTATGAGTTTCTGCGAAATGACGTGTTCAACGCACGCAACTATTTCGCCCGCACCGGTGTGGTCGCAAAGCCAGTACTGCGTTACAACCAGTTCGGCGGAGCCATGGGCGCCCCAATTATCAGGGACAAGGCGTACATCTTCGGCAACTTTGAAACGTACCAGTTCAAGCAGGCATCGCCCCAATTTCTTAGCGTGCCTACTGCCGCGCAACGAGCGGGTGACTTCAGCCAACTGATCGACGCCAACGGCAACTTTATTCCGCTTTATAACCCTTACACGACGACCACCACCACCACAGGTGGCAACACGGTTTATACGCGTCAGCGTTATGCCAATAACCAGGTAACGAATCTTGACCCGGTCGCTGTTTCTTACCAGAACAACTTCTACCCATTACCGAATAACGTCCCAGCGACGGTTGCACAGCAGCGCACGAACACGAACAACTACCTGTTTAACGCACAGGGCCTGTCGCACATGTACAACGCATTGGGCCGTTTCGACTATCACCTCGGTGAGAAGGACACGCTTTTTGCGCGCTTTGCTTACTATCAGAACTACACTAACGGCGGTACGGGCGGCGGCACATACTATCCCAATCCAATCGTAGCCAACCGCTATGACACATACACCGCGGAAGAACTGCTCGTTGGAGACACGCACGTCTTCTCTTCCTCGCTGATCAATGACCTTCGCCTCTCCATTGAGCGCCAAGAGTTCCCTTTCCAGGCAGCCAGCGCAGGACAGAACTGGCCACAGAAGTTGGGTCTTCCCTCAAACGTTCCCAACTTTGCCATTCCTACAGTGAGCAACGGACTGCCGGGTTCCAATCAGACCATCGGCTTTCGTGCTTACACACTTCCGGAAGTTACAGATACCGTCAGCAAAGTCATCCAGCGGCATGCGCTTAGCTTCGGTTTCGACTGGCGTTATAACGCTGGTGCGAACCTGCAACGCAATACACCGTCCGGAACCTTCAGCTTCGCAGCCAGTCTTACCCAAGATCCATCCGGCACTGCTGCTGTTGCCGGAACAACAAATACCGGAAATACTTACGCGACGTTTCTTGCAGGCGCCGTCAGTTCAGCAGGCATCACCACAAATCTTGGCGAGTTAGACCGCGCGTTCAGTGTTTCTGGTTTCATTCAGGATGATTGGTCCGTATCTGATCGTCTGACATTGAACCTTGGCCTGCGCTATGACTTCCAGCAGCAGCCCTTTGAACAGAACAACGGCTACAGCAATTTCAATCCAACACTCACCTCTGGTGGCTATACCGGCATCATGCAGTATGCAAATACGCCAGGTGTAGGTCGCAACTTCGTTCCAGAGAGCTATCGTGATTTTGGTCCTCGCTTTGGCTTCGCCTATCAGCTCACGGGCGATGGCAAGACTGTGTTGCGTGGCGGTTTCGGCATTTACTATCCGCTGTTCTTTAACTCCATCTACACCGGCCAAACGAATGGCTTCTCATCCACAAGCACCAACTACAGCGCAACAACCAACCAGGCGGCCTTCCAGTTTAAGAATGGATTCCCTTATGACCCACTTCAACCTGGAGGCGCATCGTATGGTCCGCTTGGTTTCCTCGGCCAGGCCGTTGGCTATCAAACTCCGGGCGCGTGGAAGTCGCCTCAGTCACAGCAATACACATTGAGCGTGCAGCGGCAGATTCCGTACGATGTCGTATTACAGGCAACGTATGTTGGCAATCACGGCGTTCATCTTCCAGCGGGTGGTTGGAATATCAATTCGTTGAATCCTAGCTACTTCTCTCTGGGTAAGACATACCTGCAAACTCAGGTCGCCAATCCATACTCCGGTAAATTTGCGGGTTCACTCGGTGCAGCAACGGTGTCACGACAGACTTTGCTCAACCCCTTCCCCTACTACTCGAACATCAGTACATACAACGCGCATGTGGGCAACCTGCACGCGGACTATCTGGAACTGTCTGCACAGCGGCAAGCTAAGAATGGCCTGACCGTTCTCTTCGGATACACCATGGGCAAACTGCTCACGGATAGTGTCAATTCACCACTGGCATATCTGAATGGCTTGGCATCGAATAATGGCTATCAGAATCCCTACAACCGCGCTGCCGAATACTCTCTGGACCCGTCGGACGTTTCGCAGCGTGCCACAATCAGCGCCCTCTACAATCTGCCTTTCGGCAAAGGACAACATTTCGATCTTCATAGTGGCTTGCTCAACCGCGTAGTTGGCGGATTCCAACTCAACCTGATCGGCGTTTTCCAGACAGGTACTCCGCTCACCATTACGGGCGCAAACTCACAAGGCACTGCAACCCGTCCAAACTATGTTCCGGGTGTGAGCGTGGTGAATAAGTCTCAGAACATCAATGCATGGTTCAACACGTTGGCCTTCCAGAATCCGGATGACTACACCTTCGGCAACGTTCCGCGTACCCTGCCTCATGTTCGTGGACCGGGAACCCAGAACTTCGATCTCTCAATCTTCAAAACGACGGAGATCTATGGCCGCTTCAAGCTGCAACTGCGAGCCGAAGCATTTAACTTCCTGAACCATCCGAACTTTGGTATGCCAGGAACAGGATTCGGCGCTTCCACTAATCCTGTAGTGAACGGCAACGGTGTCAGTGCCGGTTGCCCTGCAGCAGGGGCGGGTGGCTGCAATACGAGCTCTTCCTTTGGTGTGATCAGTTCGGCTGCGGATGGACGTTCGCTACAGCTTGCAGGCAAGATCATCTTCTAAGGATTGGAAGACTGCCTCCCCACTTTGCAGGATGGAGAATCCCTTCTCCGTCCTGCTTTTCTTTACGGAAGAACACACAGGAGACTCAACAGATGAACTTCGTTCGTACCACCGCTGCAGCACTTGCACTGATGACATTTGCCAGCACAGCCTTCGCCGCGGAACGAATCTCACTGGATGGCAGCGGCTGGACTTTCAAGACAACACTGGATAATCCGGTTCCCGTAGAAGTTCCACATTGCTGGACCGGTACAGAACGGTGGCGTCATTACATTGGTTCGGCGCTTTATCAGCGCGATTTTGACGCGCCATCACTCAAACCCGGACAGGTCGTTCGTCTTCACTTTGACGCCGTGTACGACGTGGCAACGGTATGGGTCAATGGCAAGCGCCTGGGCACACACGAAGGTGGTTACACAGCTTTTGAATACGATGTGACCTCGCTTCTGAAGCCGGGCAAGAACCGCATTCTGGTAGAGACGAACAATATTCCAACGATCAGTTCGATTCCTGCGTTGGCAACTGGCAATCCTTCCTCCGTGAACAATGACGGCCGCATCACGGTTGTGGGTTGGCTGCCGTATGGTGGTATTGTGCGGCCGGTGAGCTTGCTGGTGACAGATGCAGTTTATCTTCGCAACATGAAGGTGGATGCGAAGCCTGATCTAAAGACCGGCGATGCCACCATCACTGTTCACGCATGGGCACACAACGGCGGCAACACCGATCACACTACCGACATTACGGGGACTGTGGCCGGACTGGCCGTATCGTTCCCTCATAAACGAATTGGTGCCAATGCCGACGAAGAGCTGACCTGGACCGGAAAGTTATCGCACGCCCATCTCTGGAGTGTCGCCGATCCTTTCCTGTACGACGCACACTTGCAGACGACCGGAGACGCGCTTGATGCGAAGGTTGGCGTGCGTGACATTCGCGTTGTTGGCACAGAGCTGCAGCTCAACGGCAAGACGGTTCATCTATATGGAGCGAATCGCGTCGGTGAAGATCCACTCGATGGATTGATTGAGTCTGACGCCACGATTGAACGTGACATGAGCGATATGCTGGCGCTCAACATGCGCATGATGCGCATTGCACATTATCCGCAGCCACCAGCGCTGCTGGATTTTGCAGACAAGCACGGGATGTTGATCATTCCTGAAGCCGGTAATTGGAACATGAGTTCGTGGCAGATGGCTGATCCTGATATTCGCCAGCGTTTCGAGAAGCAGCAGCAAGAGATGATCGAGCAGGAATGGAACCATCCATCCGTCATTGCGTGGAGCGTGGGTAACGAGTACGAATCCTACACTGACGAAGGAAAGGCATGGACGCGTGATATGCGCGCGTTTTCATTGAAGCTGGATCCCACGCGCTTGATCACGTTTGCCGATCGCTATACAGGCGATCCTGCAGTGAAGAAAGGCTCTGATGATGCGAGCCAGTACAGCGATTTCGTCTCAATCAACGTCTATGGCAATTACGCAAAGCGCTTCGACTACGCACACCAGCTTTATCCTGATAAGCCAATCTTTGTAACTGAATTTGGCAAGATGGGTGAACCGGGAATGCACGATCCAAAACGCACTGCAGACATCACCGATGCAGTGAATGCGATGAAAGCGCGTCCGTGGATGGTTGGCGGCTCCTTGTGGACGTGGGCGGATTATCGCTCATTCATCGGCGGCACACCGGACAACGGGATTCGTAGTTGGGGTGTGGTCGACTTCATGCGCCAGAAACGCGATAGCTACCCGGTGGTACAGCAGTTGTTTAAGACGGAACTTCCGTAGCCACTTCAAGCTGCTGTGGCAGGTGACCTTCTTCCCTGCTGGTATACACCGGCCACAGCAGCGTAATCGCAATGGGATGCAATACAGCCATTAAGCAAAACACCGGCGTGTAGCCGCCGTGCATTACGAAATAACCAACGGCTTCACTGGAGAGCATCCCACCAAAGCCGCTGCCCATTGCAACCAAACCTGCGGCCTTGCCCAACTGCTGCTGCGAATATAGATCCACCAACACGGCGGTCAGCGTAGCAAGCCACCCCATATGTGCGAATGCAATCAGTGCAGCGATCAAGATGGATGAAAGTGTTCCGGGAACGAATGCTGCAAGCGGACTCAAAGGAACA is a genomic window containing:
- a CDS encoding FAD-dependent oxidoreductase, producing the protein MKQQTEQYDVVVCGGGLAGVCAAIAAARGGAATCLVQDRPVLGGNSSSEVRVTPHGAAAFHAYARETGILSELLIEERAQNHEEIFENGWTNSVWDMVQYDLVQRTPNLTLHLNTAVLGVEMEGRTLKAVRCRIGNAEVDLTLEAKVFIDCTGDGMVAAEAGCEWRMGSEGKAEFNEPHAPAVANGDIMGNSIHFRARDMGRPVPFKRPEWAMHYDDARFFYDQGRLPKEIRGGYWWIEIGVPYDTIHQAEEIRHELTRHTLGVWDWIKNRDPKTMKLAEKWALDWIGQVPGKRESRRIMGLYLMNEWDAIRCTVHEDEIAFGGWFIDIHTPGGLLAPTSEPASAEGYSETSEYAARSYAGPYGIPLRSLVAKDVDNLMMAGRNVSATHCALSTVRVMATTALMGQAAGVAAALATQRKTSPAHIATVEYKQVQQMLLREGCFLPNVRNEDAGDLAQRATVSASSEASFMGVGPESLGAHEGLAFWRDQAVPLREELLQRRGQWVALGGEKLQTLRFYLSNTSEIPQRVSVKLMKVQHIWDYRVDDAMEICAGEVILFPGPKQWIDWQIPADAAFHEDGYIRVDLLPNRHVQWHVANAVEPGHVSAFEMSPGKMRRYSSGVTLSMQVEPPQRSFAAANVLSGVTRPHATTNLWRSDPKQPLPQWLELAWATPQNVSEAILTFPGHLLREYHAYAPMYRDPQCVRDYDIQIRDNENWRTIAEVRGNYQRRNVVTFAEPIRTDRMRVVVLATPGDPSAAIYEIRLY
- a CDS encoding carboxypeptidase regulatory-like domain-containing protein, with the protein product MLKSLRQTQLARTAVLATPIFLCALPLYAQQGTGNISGTVHDSSGAVVPNATVDIENVDRNDVIHLKTNDAGFYSSPPLNPGSNYRVTITRDGFGKSVISHVIVTVGQRVDEDATLTVGGVNDTVVVEATQAAALDTTSATLGAVIGEKSIEELPLNGRNTIALTTLTPGVRINTTVAQSGFANRGTNLSAISINGSPTGSNSYILDGQSNLSTTTGEIAVNPTVDAIQEFKVQSGVFSAQYGFTLGGVVNLVSRSGTNSIHGSAYEFLRNDVFNARNYFARTGVVAKPVLRYNQFGGAMGAPIIRDKAYIFGNFETYQFKQASPQFLSVPTAAQRAGDFSQLIDANGNFIPLYNPYTTTTTTTGGNTVYTRQRYANNQVTNLDPVAVSYQNNFYPLPNNVPATVAQQRTNTNNYLFNAQGLSHMYNALGRFDYHLGEKDTLFARFAYYQNYTNGGTGGGTYYPNPIVANRYDTYTAEELLVGDTHVFSSSLINDLRLSIERQEFPFQAASAGQNWPQKLGLPSNVPNFAIPTVSNGLPGSNQTIGFRAYTLPEVTDTVSKVIQRHALSFGFDWRYNAGANLQRNTPSGTFSFAASLTQDPSGTAAVAGTTNTGNTYATFLAGAVSSAGITTNLGELDRAFSVSGFIQDDWSVSDRLTLNLGLRYDFQQQPFEQNNGYSNFNPTLTSGGYTGIMQYANTPGVGRNFVPESYRDFGPRFGFAYQLTGDGKTVLRGGFGIYYPLFFNSIYTGQTNGFSSTSTNYSATTNQAAFQFKNGFPYDPLQPGGASYGPLGFLGQAVGYQTPGAWKSPQSQQYTLSVQRQIPYDVVLQATYVGNHGVHLPAGGWNINSLNPSYFSLGKTYLQTQVANPYSGKFAGSLGAATVSRQTLLNPFPYYSNISTYNAHVGNLHADYLELSAQRQAKNGLTVLFGYTMGKLLTDSVNSPLAYLNGLASNNGYQNPYNRAAEYSLDPSDVSQRATISALYNLPFGKGQHFDLHSGLLNRVVGGFQLNLIGVFQTGTPLTITGANSQGTATRPNYVPGVSVVNKSQNINAWFNTLAFQNPDDYTFGNVPRTLPHVRGPGTQNFDLSIFKTTEIYGRFKLQLRAEAFNFLNHPNFGMPGTGFGASTNPVVNGNGVSAGCPAAGAGGCNTSSSFGVISSAADGRSLQLAGKIIF
- a CDS encoding glycoside hydrolase family 2 protein, with amino-acid sequence MNFVRTTAAALALMTFASTAFAAERISLDGSGWTFKTTLDNPVPVEVPHCWTGTERWRHYIGSALYQRDFDAPSLKPGQVVRLHFDAVYDVATVWVNGKRLGTHEGGYTAFEYDVTSLLKPGKNRILVETNNIPTISSIPALATGNPSSVNNDGRITVVGWLPYGGIVRPVSLLVTDAVYLRNMKVDAKPDLKTGDATITVHAWAHNGGNTDHTTDITGTVAGLAVSFPHKRIGANADEELTWTGKLSHAHLWSVADPFLYDAHLQTTGDALDAKVGVRDIRVVGTELQLNGKTVHLYGANRVGEDPLDGLIESDATIERDMSDMLALNMRMMRIAHYPQPPALLDFADKHGMLIIPEAGNWNMSSWQMADPDIRQRFEKQQQEMIEQEWNHPSVIAWSVGNEYESYTDEGKAWTRDMRAFSLKLDPTRLITFADRYTGDPAVKKGSDDASQYSDFVSINVYGNYAKRFDYAHQLYPDKPIFVTEFGKMGEPGMHDPKRTADITDAVNAMKARPWMVGGSLWTWADYRSFIGGTPDNGIRSWGVVDFMRQKRDSYPVVQQLFKTELP